Within Vicia villosa cultivar HV-30 ecotype Madison, WI linkage group LG1, Vvil1.0, whole genome shotgun sequence, the genomic segment GCACCTCATGGAGATATGCAACGCCTTGTTGTGTGCTCTGCCCTtaggtggaagttcatcatcacaaAATCCCAAACAATTACCGGCAACAatattggtcacaaccccttcaaactgaggcacagtGATGTCTTGAGTAACATGAGCGGAAGCCAGGATCTTCATCAGAGCGTCACGGTGAGCTTCTGAGTGTActaagagagacaagatggaaatcttagcttgagtttggtcaagttgatcaatcacctTGTAGTCACTTTTCTTAATAATTCTCAGAAGTTGTTCAGCGTCTTGTGCAGTACGGGGCTCAGGAGGATCAATAGCAACTTGCTTCCCCTTTGTCTGTGCATTAACATCCTTGTTGGTCTCTTTGGGAGGTGGAGATGGAGCAGCAAAGATTCGACCGCTACGAGTGATGCCACTAGTCCCAGCAATATTAGTGACATTCGAGTTACCTACCGGAGGACAATCATGCTTTTTCCCttgaatatacacggcattataactccaaggaacggCCTTAGAATCACCCACTGAAGAGGAAGCGGGAGATGAAATTGAAGGAGCCTGGGAATGGATGACCAGAGGAGCATTCGGAgcctgaataaccaacggagttCTCGGAGCTTGAATAACCAAAGGAGTACTCGAAGCATGAATAATCAAAGGGGTGCCTTGAGCCTTTGACACATCAGCAGGATAGTAAGGGATttctagagtagccacatcttcaTCAGAAACAACTctttccactctaagaatacCTTCATCCATCAGCTCTTGAATCTCATTCCTCAGCTTGGCACACTCCTTTGGATTGGAGGAACACTGCAAACAAAAATCATGAAGTTCGTGCAAGACCCCTTGTTGCACAAGATGTTCTCTAACGATGGCGAGCGGCATcttaacctcattaacatcagtTACCAAGACCTGTTCGTCACACGATTCGATAGCATTTGTCATACCTGCGTGGGGAGGCAtaggattgttctgcacattaggaccaactAGAGCGAATGAGATAATCTTGtcatcaaggagatcctgaactttgtactttaatgctctacacttttcaatcgtgtggcctggagcccctgaatgaaattcacaatgagcattagcatcatatcctggaggaagaggactaggtggaggacccatttcgcggagttgtatcaattgaccagcaagcaattGGGGAAGAAGCTGAGCATATGGCATTGGAACCGGGTCTATACGCCTTTCAGGATACCTTTGCCTTTGTGGAGCTCTCTGATCTTGAGGCCTAGGATTTTgctgacgattctgaggagcagcaactTGTTGTTATGGTACGAAAGGCTGCTGAGGTGCCACCCATGGTTGCGGAAGAGCAGAAGCATATgcctgagggacatatggaccaggaacaacataaggcatcggataatatgGAGGCGGAACGGAAAAATATACAGGAGCTCAGCCTTGGTCAACAGAGGCGGTACTAGtctcaccttctttcttcttcataaATCCAGAGTATGGCTTCTTACCATTGCCATTAGAGTTGCTAGGACCAgcaacaccttgaatggtaccagctttaacACAATTCTCGACTCGTTCCCCAATAATAACCACATCTgagaaggaaggagaagtattattgaccatgtgctgaagatatggccctttcagagttcctataaacagatcaatcaattcacggtccaagagaggaggttggactcgagcagcaagttcacgccacctctgggcgtactctttaaaagactcttCAGACTTTTGTGACATATTTTGAAGCTGTgcgcggctaggagccatagcagtgttGTAGTGATATTGCTTCAAAAAGGCATCGACAAGTTCACCCCAAGTACGAATATTAGCCCTCTCAAGCTGCATATACCACTCTAACGGGGCTCCAGTAAGACtgtcctgaaagaagtgcatgaGCAAAGGTTCATTCTCGacatgagcggccatcttacgacagtaagAACGAAGGTGAGTTTCTGGGCAGGTGACTCCTTTGTACTTGTCGAAATcaggcaccttgaacttcgggggaataacaatcccaggaaCAAGGTATAAAGCGGCCGTATTGAAGCTCGAAGTCTTAGCAACCTCAATGGCTTTAAGACGCTCCTCAAGAGCATGATACATTCTAGCAGTCTCAGCCAATTCAGCGGTAAGATCTTGGTCAAGGTCGATGACATCATGGTGATCATCCACCACCTTAGGTATTTCGTTAACAGGAGTCTCCCCAGGTTTTGGTCCCCCATCAGCAGAAGTGGTAGGAGCATCCTTGACCAAACCAGCGACGCTCTTCCTGAGCTCATCTTTCCCCTGAATAACAACATGAGGGTCTCTAAAAGTTGGTTCACCCTCTCGCCCATGATCATTTTCTGATTGTTTCTGGTACGGTATGGATGTAAGGAAGTCAGCTTTGCCgttgaagcagaaatctgttgctgaaagggaccccaattagtttcttgtacagTAACCTAAAAAtacaatgtgataatgtgaatgtatgagtgcatgtgtgcgtatgacgtgatgtgccattttcagagtatccaagattttAATATTGATATAGAATAGCTAACAACGTGATAAGGGACAAGCATTAAGAGAAACAAAGGAACTAGTTCTTTTTCATTCAcaacagaaatttaaacttgggcaagaCCATACATCAACATAATAGttcaacaaagaaaaataaaggaccccatccaacaagtctggtggtggtcaaGACATACAGACTCgaacatcaatccatctgaatataaaatagaggtcctccttgtctgaagtgctcatCACTCCACTTCTTGGTTTCATCAAACAGTATCTTGGTTGCCTTTCGATCTCTTCCTTTGACGAAGCTTTGGATTACCACGTCCTTTTGGAATAACTTCCCATCtagcttcttgcagcactccctaagttcgtcacatcctttgcatGCTGGGAGATAAGCCTTCTCAGGTGCGCTCTCCATACCCATCATTTGATCTCTGAGCTTGgcattctcttctgttagtcgggcggtg encodes:
- the LOC131661907 gene encoding uncharacterized protein LOC131661907; translated protein: MTNAIESCDEQVLVTDVNEVKMPLAIVREHLVQQGVLHELHDFCLQCSSNPKECAKLRNEIQELMDEGILRVERVVSDEDVATLEIPYYPADVSKAQGTPLIIHASSTPLVIQAPRTPLVIQAPNAPLVIHSQAPSISSPASSSVGDSKAVPWSYNAVYIQGKKHDCPPVGNSNVTNIAGTSGITRSGRIFAAPSPPPKETNKDVNAQTKGKQVAIDPPEPRTAQDAEQLLRIIKKSDYKFEGVVTNIVAGNCLGFCDDELPPKGRAHNKALHISMRRSVEGEIDLPVKIGPHTFYIAFYVMDIRPSYTYLLGRPWIHAAGAVTSTLHQCLKFVVGDKIVVITGEEDLVINNLTTYCYVEVEGEVQETPFQALEIVSIDRLPVVESKREPGAPLSSLNDAKAFLEAGVPQGAWGKLIEVYEKRDKYGLGYQLSPSTQFSPIHGKKVIPPISQVFVSASTSSEGQVLAADDDGEEDLSRFICQAAPGQELSNWTIMDVPRVTFMEM